The sequence CTTTCGCCTCTGGAGCGGCCGGCGCCATTGTCAGCGAGCCGGTCGACGGTCCGCATGTTTTGGTATCCGACACCGTTAAAGCGCTCGATGCGCTGGCCATTGCGTCACGAGCCCGTACCTCCGCAAAAATCATCGGGGTGACCGGATCGGTCGGAAAGACCGGCACCAAGGAGGCTCTATTTGCCGCGCTTGACCGCTGTTCCTTCGGAAAGGCGCACCGATCGGTCAAAAGCTACAATAATCATGTCGGCGTCCCGCTCAGCCTGTCGCGGATGCCGGAAGATACCAAATATGGCATTTTCGAAATGGGTATGAACCACGCCCACGAACTGTCTGCGCTCACCCGTCTGGTACGGCCGCATGCTGCAATCATTACCGCCATCGCGCCGGCCCATATCGGCAATTTTTCCAATGGTGAAGCCGGCATCGTTGATGCCAAGGCCGAGATATTCGAGGGCCTGATGCCCGGCGGCACTGCGATCATCCCGCATGACAGCCCGCATTGTGCGCGGCTGCGGAAAAAGGCGGAACGTCACGCGGAACATGTGATTTCCTTCGGCTTTGAGGCCGGCGCCGACGTCCGCGCGATCGATATGGTGCCCGCCCCCCGTGGCGGCTCGCTGGTCACGGCGAAACTGGGCGAGCAAAGTCTCTGCTTCACCATCGCCGAAGCGGGGCGGCACTGGGTATCCAATTCCCTGGCCATTCTCGCAGCGGTGCGCGCGGTCGGCGGCGATCTCGCCACCGCCGGTCTGGCGCTCGCCGAAATGAGCGGCATCGACGGTCGTGGCCGGCGGCATCTCGTCTCGCTCAAGTCCGGTGGCACAGCGACAGTTATCGACGAGAGCTACAATGCCAATCCGGCATCGATGAAAGCGACCTTACAACATTTTACCGGCGAGCCCTGCACCGGCCAGAAAATCCTCATATTGGGCGCGATGGGCGAGCTGGGCGAGCAATCGGCCCGCTATCACACGGCTCTGGCCGACGATATTCTGCTGACCGGAGCCAAAGCCATCATATTGGTCGGCGAGGATATGGCACATACTGCCGCGAAACTCGAACAGGGCCTTGATCGGGACGTGAAAATGTCACATGCGGCAAGTGCTTCGGACGCGCTGGCCGAGGTCGCAAAATTGCTCAGCGACGGGGATATCCTTCTGGTCAAGGGTTCAAATTATCTGGGACTTTCCTCCGCGGTTTCCGCGCTGGTGAGCGGGGAGTATTGATGTTTTATTTGCTGGCCCAATGGCTTGAGTTCGAAGGTATTTTCAACGTCTTCCGCTATCTGAGCTTTCGCTCGGGTGCGGCCATATCGACATCGCTGTTCATCGGCCTCCTGATCGGGCCAAAGTTCATCAACATGCTGCGCATGCGGCAGGGCAAGGGCCAGCCGATCCGCGAAGACGGGCCGATCACCCATCTCAAGAAGGCGGGAACGCCGACCATGGGCGGCCTGATGATCCTGATTTCGGTGGTGACCTCGCTGCTGCTGTGGATGGACCTCAGCAACATGTTCGTCTGGGCCTGTATTTTCGTGACCTTGGGTTTTGGCGCTATCGGCTTCATGGACGATTATGACAAGGTCCGCAAAGCCAGCCACAAGGGCGTTCCGGGCCGGGTCCGGCTGCTGCTGGAATTCGCGGTCGCCGGTTTTGCAACCTGGCTGATCGTCCAGCAGATCGGTACCAGCCTCTACGTGCCCTTCTTCAACGATGTGCAGATAGACCTAGGCTATTTCTATATCCCCTTCGCGATGTTCGTGATTGTCGGCGCCGGTAACGCGGTCAATCTGACCGACGGTCTCGACGGTCTTGCCACCATGCCGGTGGTCATCGCCAGCGCCACTTTCCTGGTGCTCGTCTATCTGTCCGGCAATGCGGTTTTCTCCGAATATCTTGGCATTCCCTTCGTCCGCGGAGCCGGCGAGTTGGCGATTTTCTGTGCCTGCGTGATTGGCGCCTGCCTTGCGTTTCTGTGGTTCAACGCGCCGCCGGCCGCTGTTTTCATGGGCGATACCGGTAGCCTCGCGCTCGGGGGGGCGCTCGGCGCGATTGCTGTT comes from Sphingorhabdus sp. YGSMI21 and encodes:
- the murF gene encoding UDP-N-acetylmuramoyl-tripeptide--D-alanyl-D-alanine ligase, yielding MTVLWTSAAIAEATGGKPSTDFSVSGVAFDSREIGPGDLFVALKGEHSDGHLHVDQAFASGAAGAIVSEPVDGPHVLVSDTVKALDALAIASRARTSAKIIGVTGSVGKTGTKEALFAALDRCSFGKAHRSVKSYNNHVGVPLSLSRMPEDTKYGIFEMGMNHAHELSALTRLVRPHAAIITAIAPAHIGNFSNGEAGIVDAKAEIFEGLMPGGTAIIPHDSPHCARLRKKAERHAEHVISFGFEAGADVRAIDMVPAPRGGSLVTAKLGEQSLCFTIAEAGRHWVSNSLAILAAVRAVGGDLATAGLALAEMSGIDGRGRRHLVSLKSGGTATVIDESYNANPASMKATLQHFTGEPCTGQKILILGAMGELGEQSARYHTALADDILLTGAKAIILVGEDMAHTAAKLEQGLDRDVKMSHAASASDALAEVAKLLSDGDILLVKGSNYLGLSSAVSALVSGEY
- the mraY gene encoding phospho-N-acetylmuramoyl-pentapeptide-transferase, whose amino-acid sequence is MFYLLAQWLEFEGIFNVFRYLSFRSGAAISTSLFIGLLIGPKFINMLRMRQGKGQPIREDGPITHLKKAGTPTMGGLMILISVVTSLLLWMDLSNMFVWACIFVTLGFGAIGFMDDYDKVRKASHKGVPGRVRLLLEFAVAGFATWLIVQQIGTSLYVPFFNDVQIDLGYFYIPFAMFVIVGAGNAVNLTDGLDGLATMPVVIASATFLVLVYLSGNAVFSEYLGIPFVRGAGELAIFCACVIGACLAFLWFNAPPAAVFMGDTGSLALGGALGAIAVSIHHEIVLALVGGLFVLEAVSVIVQVFFFKRTGRRVFRMAPIHHHFEQLGWSESTIVIRFWIISLVLALAGLATLKLR